A single region of the Plantactinospora soyae genome encodes:
- the cbiQ gene encoding cobalt ECF transporter T component CbiQ translates to MGAGHAHVLYRDRPSPVHRLPPEVKIAAMVAFTIVVVATPREAFWAFGGYAVLVVVLATLARVGLRWLATRSLIELPFVLFAFALPFLGTGERITWLGLELSVDGLYGGWNILAKGTLGVLASLLLAGTTTMRDLILGLDRLHCPQILTQIASFMLRYLDVLIGEARRMRVARISRGDDPRFLWQLRGFAAGVGALFLRAFERGERVYLAMVSRGYQGRMPGAWRTAGAATARHWLVAATVPLAATGIAAAAVVLG, encoded by the coding sequence ATGGGCGCCGGGCACGCGCACGTTCTGTACCGGGACCGGCCGTCGCCGGTGCACCGGCTGCCCCCCGAAGTCAAGATCGCGGCGATGGTGGCCTTCACCATCGTCGTGGTCGCCACCCCGCGCGAGGCGTTCTGGGCGTTCGGCGGCTACGCCGTACTGGTCGTGGTGTTGGCGACGCTGGCCAGGGTGGGCCTGCGCTGGCTCGCCACCCGGTCGCTGATCGAGCTGCCGTTCGTGCTGTTCGCGTTCGCGCTGCCGTTCCTCGGCACCGGTGAGCGGATCACCTGGCTGGGGCTGGAACTGTCGGTGGACGGGCTCTACGGCGGCTGGAACATCCTCGCCAAGGGAACCCTCGGGGTACTCGCCTCGCTGCTGCTCGCCGGCACCACCACCATGCGGGACCTGATCCTCGGCCTGGACCGGCTGCACTGTCCGCAGATCCTCACCCAGATCGCCTCGTTCATGCTGCGCTACCTGGACGTGCTGATCGGCGAGGCCCGGCGGATGCGGGTCGCCCGGATCTCCCGTGGCGACGATCCCCGGTTCCTGTGGCAGTTGCGTGGCTTCGCCGCCGGGGTGGGCGCGCTCTTCCTCCGGGCCTTCGAGCGGGGCGAACGGGTCTACCTGGCGATGGTCTCCCGGGGTTACCAGGGCAGGATGCCGGGGGCGTGGCGGACCGCCGGAGCCGCCACCGCCCGGCACTGGCTGGTCGCGGCGACGGTGCCGCTCGCCGCGACCGGCATCGCCGCCGCCGCGGTCGTGCTGGGATGA
- a CDS encoding MauE/DoxX family redox-associated membrane protein, whose product MTERSTGSARGSGTNRWLAARPWLGTAARLGLAAVWLVAGGSKIGDLAASGRAVNAYQIFPYDLSVVIGAALPFVELALGLILLVGLATRLAAGISAFLLVIFIAGIASAWTRGLSIDCGCFGSGGDLAAGQDPTYGTEVLRDLGFLVLAGFLLVWPRTPVSVDAVLGRNTAEGDTDE is encoded by the coding sequence GTGACTGAGCGGAGCACAGGAAGCGCCCGGGGTTCGGGCACCAACCGCTGGTTGGCCGCCCGGCCGTGGCTCGGAACGGCAGCCCGGCTGGGCCTCGCCGCCGTGTGGCTCGTCGCCGGAGGATCCAAGATCGGGGACCTCGCCGCCTCCGGTCGGGCCGTGAACGCCTACCAGATTTTTCCGTACGACCTGTCCGTGGTGATCGGCGCGGCGCTGCCGTTCGTGGAGCTCGCCCTGGGGCTGATCCTCCTGGTCGGCCTCGCCACCCGGCTCGCCGCCGGGATCTCCGCGTTCCTACTGGTGATCTTCATCGCGGGCATCGCCTCGGCGTGGACCCGCGGGCTCTCCATCGACTGCGGCTGCTTCGGCAGCGGCGGCGACCTCGCCGCCGGACAGGATCCGACGTACGGCACGGAGGTGCTGCGGGACCTGGGCTTCCTGGTGCTCGCCGGATTCCTGCTGGTCTGGCCGCGTACGCCGGTCTCGGTGGACGCCGTACTGGGCCGGAACACGGCAGAAGGAGACACTGATGAGTGA
- a CDS encoding energy-coupling factor ABC transporter ATP-binding protein, which yields MIGYVDTAPAVTSLDVRGVHYSYPDGQVALRGVDLTVPRGERIALLGPNGAGKTTLVLHLNGILAGGEGTVTVGGLTVSRDRATLAEIRRRVGIVFQDPDDQLFLPTVAEDVAFGPANLGLRGAELDARVTEALDAVGMTEHRERAPQHLSFGQRRRVAVATVLAMRPEILVLDEPSSNLDPAARRELAAILRGLPVTLLMVTHDLPYALELCDRALILDTGRIVADGATADLLADTDLLAQHRLELPYGFQVQGRAPSYRIP from the coding sequence ATGATCGGGTACGTGGACACCGCTCCCGCCGTCACCTCGCTGGACGTACGTGGCGTGCACTACAGCTACCCCGACGGGCAGGTCGCGCTGCGCGGCGTCGACCTGACCGTGCCGCGCGGCGAACGGATCGCCCTGCTCGGCCCGAACGGTGCGGGCAAGACGACCCTGGTGCTGCACCTGAACGGAATCCTCGCCGGGGGTGAGGGCACGGTCACCGTCGGCGGGCTGACCGTGAGCCGGGACCGTGCCACCCTGGCCGAGATCCGGCGGCGGGTCGGGATCGTCTTCCAGGATCCCGACGACCAGCTCTTCCTGCCGACCGTCGCCGAGGACGTGGCGTTCGGCCCGGCGAACCTGGGGCTGCGCGGTGCCGAACTCGACGCCCGGGTGACCGAGGCACTGGACGCGGTCGGGATGACCGAGCACCGGGAGCGCGCCCCGCAACACCTCTCGTTCGGCCAGCGCCGCCGCGTGGCGGTGGCCACCGTCCTCGCCATGCGCCCGGAGATCCTCGTCCTCGACGAACCCTCCTCCAACCTCGATCCCGCCGCCCGACGGGAACTGGCCGCGATCCTGCGCGGACTTCCGGTGACCCTGCTCATGGTCACCCACGATCTGCCGTACGCCCTCGAACTCTGCGACCGGGCGCTGATCCTCGACACCGGCCGGATCGTCGCCGACGGTGCGACCGCCGACCTCCTCGCCGACACCGACCTGCTGGCCCAGCACCGCCTGGAACTCCCCTACGGCTTCCAGGTGCAAGGAAGGGCCCCTTCTTATCGGATTCCGTAG
- a CDS encoding MOSC domain-containing protein, whose amino-acid sequence MRLVSIHTYPVKGCHRLDLDGARVEPWGLAGDRRWMIVDDDGVGVTQRETTALVAVRPELRPGGLLLRAAGRTDLAVAEPTDGDPVEVRVFASMSAAPGRTADPAANDWLSRQLDRKVRLVWLGDPTVRPIPDTDLAEADDRVSFADGYPLLLANRASLDALNEFLLESGSPEAPLPMTRFRPNVVVGGADRWAEDDWTGRRIRIGPVVFRVAKPCARCVVTTTDQETGVRGREPLRVLARQHNIDRRLLFGQNLVPVLGPPGSADTLTVGDPVELLP is encoded by the coding sequence ATGCGGCTGGTCTCGATCCACACGTACCCGGTCAAGGGCTGTCACCGGCTCGACCTCGACGGTGCCCGGGTCGAGCCGTGGGGCCTGGCCGGCGACCGACGCTGGATGATCGTGGACGACGACGGGGTGGGCGTCACCCAGCGTGAGACGACCGCGCTGGTCGCGGTCCGGCCGGAACTCCGGCCCGGCGGCCTGCTGCTGCGGGCCGCCGGGCGGACGGACCTGGCGGTCGCCGAGCCGACCGACGGCGACCCGGTCGAGGTACGGGTCTTCGCGAGCATGTCCGCCGCGCCGGGCCGGACCGCCGACCCGGCCGCGAACGACTGGCTGTCCCGACAACTCGACCGCAAGGTACGGCTGGTCTGGCTCGGCGACCCGACCGTGCGGCCGATCCCGGACACCGACCTCGCCGAGGCCGACGACCGGGTCAGTTTCGCCGACGGCTACCCCCTGTTGCTGGCCAACCGCGCCTCGCTGGACGCCCTGAACGAGTTCCTGCTGGAGTCCGGAAGTCCGGAAGCGCCGCTGCCGATGACCCGGTTCCGTCCCAACGTGGTGGTCGGCGGTGCCGATCGCTGGGCCGAGGACGACTGGACCGGCCGCCGGATCCGGATCGGCCCGGTGGTCTTCCGGGTGGCCAAACCCTGCGCCCGGTGCGTGGTGACCACCACCGACCAGGAGACCGGGGTACGGGGCCGGGAGCCGCTCCGGGTGCTGGCCCGGCAGCACAACATCGACCGGCGGCTTCTGTTCGGCCAGAACCTGGTGCCGGTGCTCGGCCCGCCCGGTTCGGCCGACACCCTCACCGTCGGCGACCCGGTGGAACTGCTTCCGTAG
- a CDS encoding PDGLE domain-containing protein has translation MTKRTGAFILGGLLVALLLAGVVSNFASAHPDGLDSSLRQGCTFDADDNITGGSCPAQQSRDHELADSPLADYGVRGIDNSYLSTGLSGVLGVLLTFAIGGGLFWLVRRRSTDGVDAGRVPTDGDAAGSGRVSADGVGAGAGRTSTDVPE, from the coding sequence ATGACGAAGCGCACCGGCGCGTTCATCCTCGGCGGCCTGCTGGTCGCCCTGCTGCTCGCCGGGGTGGTCAGCAACTTCGCCTCGGCCCATCCGGACGGCCTGGACTCGTCGCTGCGCCAGGGCTGCACCTTCGACGCCGACGACAACATCACCGGCGGCAGTTGCCCCGCCCAGCAGAGCCGGGACCACGAACTGGCCGACTCGCCGCTGGCCGACTACGGGGTCCGGGGGATCGACAACTCCTACCTCTCCACCGGCCTGTCCGGGGTGCTGGGCGTGCTGCTCACGTTCGCCATCGGTGGCGGCCTGTTCTGGCTCGTCCGGCGGCGCTCCACCGACGGTGTCGACGCCGGCCGGGTCCCCACCGACGGCGACGCTGCCGGTAGTGGCCGAGTCTCCGCCGACGGTGTCGGTGCCGGCGCCGGCCGGACGTCCACCGACGTTCCGGAATAA
- a CDS encoding copper resistance CopC/CopD family protein: MSGMIAANRRWLARAGASLGLLLAALALLLGPALPASAHAVLVSSSPAADAVLSGAPAEVVLTFSEAVREVPDKIRILGPDGAQVNRGDPTFNGAVVTIPIDPSGARGTYLVSYRVISADSHPVAGAYTYSVGAPSTPPSDSTADEVHPAVGGAVRVFKYLGYAGLLLLIGPVLVLSLLWPRRLPRRGPSRLIWAGIGLIVLSTVGAIWLQVPYTTGGGPFAVTGSALGDVLGSTFGAAHLVRLGILAAAAILVGPLIAGRAGRSDQILLTVLGLAGLGTWPIAGHAAASPVPAVSVVVDTVHLAGMAVWLGGLVMLGGFLLRQANDRELDAILPVWSRWATLAVSALLLAGVVQALIEVSTPSALVSTTYGQLIIAKVVLFALVIAVAAYSRQLVRRRILADQPVEEELAEEEPTEDGLTGDEAAEEEVAEENGTEDGDEGTGEAGDEAVTPDSSTEPVRPVRSARRIRRAVWAELAITAIVLALSAVLVQTPPARTADTYGDAGGPGYYSTTLTSSIYSLQVEVDPAQQGSNSVHLYAYTPDNKPLPVAEWRATAALPDRGIEPIAIPLLPLTDNHATGEISLPSPGNWLLTFTVRLTDIDQATVTSTVPIT; the protein is encoded by the coding sequence ATGTCCGGCATGATTGCTGCGAATCGTCGATGGTTGGCGCGCGCGGGCGCCAGTCTCGGCCTGCTGCTGGCCGCCCTCGCCCTGCTGCTCGGCCCGGCCCTGCCGGCCAGCGCGCACGCCGTACTGGTCAGCAGCAGTCCGGCGGCTGATGCGGTGCTGTCCGGTGCGCCCGCCGAGGTGGTGCTCACCTTCAGCGAGGCCGTCCGAGAGGTGCCGGACAAGATCCGGATCCTCGGTCCGGACGGCGCCCAGGTCAACCGGGGTGATCCGACGTTCAACGGCGCCGTGGTGACCATCCCGATCGACCCGTCCGGGGCCCGCGGCACGTACCTGGTCAGCTACCGGGTGATCTCGGCGGACAGCCATCCGGTCGCCGGGGCGTACACCTATTCGGTCGGTGCGCCGTCGACCCCGCCATCGGACAGTACGGCGGACGAGGTCCACCCGGCGGTCGGCGGGGCGGTCCGGGTCTTCAAGTACCTCGGGTACGCCGGCCTGCTCCTGCTGATCGGTCCGGTGCTGGTGCTCAGCCTGCTCTGGCCACGGCGGCTGCCCCGGCGCGGCCCGAGCCGGCTGATCTGGGCCGGCATCGGGCTGATCGTCCTGTCGACCGTGGGCGCGATCTGGCTCCAGGTGCCGTACACCACCGGGGGTGGACCGTTCGCGGTCACCGGCAGCGCCCTGGGTGACGTTCTGGGCAGCACCTTCGGCGCGGCCCACCTGGTCCGGCTGGGCATCCTGGCCGCGGCGGCGATCCTGGTCGGCCCCCTGATCGCCGGTCGGGCCGGGCGCAGTGACCAGATCCTGCTGACCGTCCTCGGGCTGGCCGGGCTCGGCACCTGGCCGATCGCCGGGCACGCGGCGGCCTCACCGGTGCCGGCCGTCTCCGTGGTCGTGGACACCGTGCACCTGGCGGGTATGGCGGTGTGGCTCGGCGGTCTGGTCATGCTCGGCGGCTTCCTGCTCCGCCAGGCGAACGACCGGGAGCTGGACGCGATCCTGCCGGTCTGGTCCCGGTGGGCGACGCTGGCCGTCTCCGCGCTCCTGCTCGCCGGAGTCGTCCAGGCCCTCATCGAGGTGAGTACGCCGTCCGCGCTCGTGTCGACCACGTACGGACAGCTGATCATCGCCAAGGTCGTGCTGTTCGCACTGGTCATCGCGGTGGCCGCGTACTCCCGGCAACTGGTCCGGCGGCGGATCCTGGCCGACCAGCCGGTCGAGGAGGAGCTCGCCGAGGAGGAGCCGACCGAGGACGGGTTGACCGGGGACGAGGCCGCCGAGGAAGAGGTGGCCGAGGAGAACGGGACTGAGGACGGGGACGAGGGGACCGGGGAGGCCGGGGACGAGGCTGTCACGCCGGACTCCTCGACCGAGCCGGTGCGGCCGGTCCGGTCGGCGCGTCGGATCCGCCGGGCGGTCTGGGCGGAACTCGCCATCACCGCGATCGTCCTGGCGCTGTCCGCTGTCCTGGTCCAGACCCCGCCGGCCCGGACCGCCGACACGTACGGCGACGCCGGTGGGCCCGGCTACTACTCCACCACGCTGACGAGTTCGATCTACTCGCTCCAGGTCGAGGTGGACCCGGCCCAGCAGGGCAGCAACTCGGTGCACCTGTACGCGTACACCCCGGACAACAAGCCGTTGCCGGTGGCGGAGTGGCGGGCCACGGCCGCCCTGCCCGATCGGGGCATCGAGCCGATCGCCATTCCGCTGTTGCCGCTGACGGACAACCACGCCACGGGAGAGATCAGCCTGCCCTCTCCGGGCAACTGGCTGCTCACGTTCACGGTCCGTCTCACGGACATCGACCAGGCCACGGTGACCAGCACCGTGCCGATCACCTAG
- a CDS encoding energy-coupling factor ABC transporter permease → METQAMHIANGIINGPVAAAFAALALAALALCVIRGRQDLDDRLAPMAGLVAAFIFAVQMLNFPIFTGAVSGHLLGGALAAVLVGPWVGALCVAVVLIVQSLIFGDGGVAMLGLNITNMAILGTAVAYLLIALLLRILPRTVNGLAITAFVASVLSVLVASQGFVVQYWLGGTTDVGSSLGGLAGTMAGVHLLIGIGEGLITATTVVTVAKVRPDLVYALRSLRPVPATATQLPVGGGAR, encoded by the coding sequence GTGGAAACCCAGGCGATGCACATCGCGAACGGGATCATCAACGGTCCCGTGGCCGCGGCGTTCGCGGCGCTCGCCCTGGCGGCGCTCGCGCTCTGTGTGATCCGTGGCCGGCAGGACCTCGACGACCGGCTGGCCCCGATGGCCGGCCTGGTCGCCGCGTTCATCTTCGCCGTCCAGATGCTGAACTTCCCGATCTTCACCGGCGCGGTCAGCGGTCACCTGCTCGGCGGTGCGCTCGCCGCGGTGCTGGTCGGGCCGTGGGTCGGGGCGCTCTGTGTGGCCGTGGTGCTGATCGTGCAGTCGCTGATCTTCGGCGACGGCGGGGTGGCCATGCTCGGCCTCAACATCACCAACATGGCGATCCTCGGTACGGCGGTCGCCTACCTGCTGATCGCACTGCTGCTGCGGATCCTGCCGCGTACCGTGAACGGACTGGCGATCACCGCCTTCGTCGCCTCGGTGCTCAGCGTGCTGGTCGCCTCCCAGGGCTTCGTCGTGCAGTACTGGCTGGGCGGCACCACCGACGTCGGCAGCAGCCTCGGCGGCCTGGCCGGCACGATGGCCGGCGTACACCTGTTGATCGGTATCGGTGAGGGCCTGATCACCGCGACCACCGTGGTCACGGTGGCGAAGGTCCGACCCGACCTGGTCTACGCCCTGCGCTCCCTGCGACCCGTGCCGGCGACGGCGACGCAGCTGCCGGTCGGCGGAGGTGCCCGATGA
- a CDS encoding YcnI family copper-binding membrane protein gives MIRHRRAAFSAALVLGATVVGVFGLASAASAHVTVNPREATQGGYGRLAFRVPTESDTASTVKLEVTLPDNAPVASVSTMPVPGWTVTTERRKVDPPVEVHGSQVSEVISKITWTASAAAGIKPGEFQEFPVSMGPLPTVDQMVFRVLQHYSDGKTARWIEPPAANGAEPENDPAPVLKLLPEAAAAGGAPAAPSPAGGAPQQPSSSTGDDGDAAARGLAAAGLGAGLAGLGAGLAGLALGGLAFARTRRQSAPPAA, from the coding sequence ATGATCCGTCACCGTCGGGCGGCGTTCTCCGCCGCCCTCGTCCTCGGGGCAACCGTGGTCGGCGTGTTCGGGCTCGCCTCTGCGGCGTCCGCGCACGTCACGGTGAACCCGAGGGAGGCGACCCAGGGCGGCTACGGACGGTTGGCGTTCCGGGTGCCGACCGAGAGCGACACCGCGTCCACCGTCAAGCTGGAAGTGACACTTCCCGACAACGCGCCGGTCGCCTCGGTCTCCACCATGCCGGTGCCGGGCTGGACGGTCACGACCGAGAGGCGCAAGGTCGACCCGCCGGTCGAGGTGCACGGCAGCCAGGTCAGCGAGGTGATCTCCAAGATCACGTGGACCGCGTCGGCCGCCGCCGGCATCAAGCCGGGGGAGTTCCAGGAGTTCCCGGTCTCGATGGGCCCCCTGCCGACCGTCGACCAGATGGTGTTCCGGGTCCTCCAGCACTACTCGGACGGCAAGACCGCGCGTTGGATCGAACCGCCGGCCGCCAACGGTGCCGAGCCGGAGAACGACCCGGCGCCGGTGCTGAAGCTGCTTCCGGAGGCAGCGGCGGCGGGCGGTGCTCCAGCCGCCCCCTCGCCGGCTGGTGGGGCGCCGCAGCAGCCGTCGTCGTCCACCGGGGACGATGGTGACGCCGCCGCGCGGGGCCTGGCCGCCGCGGGCCTCGGCGCCGGCCTCGCCGGACTGGGCGCCGGCCTCGCCGGACTGGCGCTGGGCGGGCTGGCGTTCGCCCGTACCCGGCGGCAGAGCGCGCCACCCGCAGCCTGA
- a CDS encoding GNAT family N-acetyltransferase — MGIRFVLDPPLTSELRDQIVTLWTAVTNAGGAVGFVGPVTEDDVRPLALATLRDAAEGLDRMLVGFHRQRPVALLFFTDNRFRLKAHWCVLKRVMVHPDQQGYGHGQALMREAERIGREIGWDALHLTVRDGKGVEEFYRQLGYREVGRLPGALRVGPGDDRDEIQMWLSLT; from the coding sequence GTGGGCATCCGCTTCGTACTCGATCCTCCGCTGACTTCCGAGCTACGCGACCAGATCGTCACCTTGTGGACGGCGGTGACGAACGCCGGCGGTGCGGTCGGCTTCGTCGGGCCGGTCACCGAGGACGACGTCCGGCCGCTGGCCCTGGCCACCCTCCGGGACGCGGCCGAGGGGCTGGACCGGATGCTTGTCGGATTCCACCGGCAGCGGCCGGTCGCCCTGCTCTTCTTCACCGACAACCGGTTCCGGCTCAAGGCGCACTGGTGCGTCCTCAAGCGGGTGATGGTGCATCCCGACCAGCAGGGGTACGGCCACGGCCAGGCGCTGATGCGGGAGGCCGAACGGATCGGTCGGGAGATCGGCTGGGACGCCCTGCACCTGACGGTGCGGGACGGCAAGGGTGTGGAGGAGTTCTACCGGCAGTTGGGCTACCGGGAGGTCGGACGGCTGCCCGGGGCGCTCCGGGTCGGGCCCGGCGACGACCGCGACGAGATCCAGATGTGGCTGTCGTTGACCTGA
- the bcp gene encoding thioredoxin-dependent thiol peroxidase, protein MTSPSRLEAGDTAPDFALPTDAGNTLSLKELRGRKVVLYAYPAAMTPGCTTQACDFRDSLASLQAAGYEVIGISPDSPEKLAKFRDRDAITFPLVGDTDKSVLTAYGAYGEKQSYGRTVTGVIRSTFVIDEEGRIERALYNVKAKGHVAKLRRDLGLD, encoded by the coding sequence ATGACCTCGCCAAGCCGCCTCGAAGCCGGCGACACCGCGCCCGATTTCGCGCTGCCCACCGACGCCGGGAACACGCTCTCGCTCAAGGAGCTGCGTGGCCGGAAGGTCGTGCTCTACGCGTACCCGGCGGCGATGACCCCGGGCTGCACCACGCAGGCCTGCGACTTCCGGGACTCGCTCGCCTCGCTCCAGGCCGCCGGCTACGAGGTGATCGGCATCTCGCCCGACTCGCCGGAGAAGCTGGCGAAGTTCCGGGACCGGGACGCCATCACCTTCCCGCTGGTCGGCGACACCGACAAGTCGGTGCTCACCGCGTACGGGGCGTACGGCGAGAAGCAGTCGTACGGCCGGACGGTCACCGGAGTGATCCGCTCGACCTTCGTCATCGACGAGGAGGGCCGGATCGAACGGGCGCTCTACAACGTCAAGGCCAAGGGACACGTCGCGAAACTCCGCAGGGACCTCGGCCTGGACTGA
- a CDS encoding expansin EXLX1 family cellulose-binding protein yields the protein MTDAEPSDQPEKTPAAGVVPDGPDADRSGGSGSGRRRPKRWLAGGFAVVVAALLGLVLVWQFSEPAACAAGLAAPPAGPKVYKGKASHYDGGNSGGNCSLPGPPANRLYAALGSAQYSGSAACGSFLDVTGPKGTVRVMVLDRCAGCTGGKIDLSKQAFAKIADLSKGITSITYRAVVNPPSPGPLTFRMKSGTSQYWFAVQVGNHGNPVKSVAAKRAGSSWRAAKRGSDNYWVIDGGMGPGPYSIRVVDVYGNEAVATGITMSPRRIQRSKVPMYGSTPAGGPTPTPTPSVAASASASPTVTPPSPAGSAEPETIAGAAGGPAPVRVGCG from the coding sequence ATGACTGACGCGGAGCCCTCCGACCAGCCGGAGAAGACCCCGGCCGCCGGCGTTGTGCCGGACGGGCCGGATGCCGACCGATCCGGCGGATCGGGGTCGGGACGGCGCCGGCCGAAGCGGTGGCTGGCCGGCGGTTTCGCGGTCGTCGTCGCCGCACTGCTGGGGCTCGTGCTCGTCTGGCAGTTCTCCGAGCCGGCGGCCTGTGCCGCCGGGCTGGCCGCACCACCGGCCGGACCGAAGGTCTACAAGGGAAAGGCGTCGCACTACGACGGGGGAAACTCCGGCGGCAACTGCTCGCTGCCCGGTCCGCCGGCCAACCGGCTCTACGCCGCGCTCGGCTCGGCCCAGTACTCCGGCTCGGCCGCCTGCGGCAGCTTCCTCGACGTGACCGGGCCGAAGGGCACCGTACGGGTGATGGTGCTCGACCGGTGCGCGGGCTGTACGGGCGGCAAGATCGACCTCTCCAAGCAGGCGTTCGCGAAGATCGCCGACCTGTCCAAGGGGATCACCTCGATCACCTATCGAGCCGTGGTCAATCCACCGTCGCCCGGACCGCTCACCTTCCGGATGAAGAGTGGTACCTCGCAGTACTGGTTCGCCGTACAGGTGGGCAACCACGGCAACCCGGTGAAATCGGTGGCGGCGAAGCGGGCCGGGTCGAGCTGGCGGGCGGCGAAACGCGGCTCCGACAACTACTGGGTGATCGACGGCGGGATGGGCCCCGGGCCGTACTCGATCCGGGTTGTCGACGTGTACGGCAACGAGGCGGTCGCCACCGGGATCACGATGTCGCCCCGGCGGATCCAACGGAGCAAGGTGCCGATGTACGGCAGCACTCCGGCGGGCGGGCCGACGCCGACTCCGACGCCGTCGGTCGCTGCCAGCGCCTCGGCCAGCCCGACCGTGACGCCACCGTCCCCGGCCGGTTCGGCCGAACCCGAGACGATCGCCGGAGCGGCCGGCGGACCGGCGCCGGTACGGGTGGGCTGCGGCTGA
- a CDS encoding DsbA family protein: MSDRGKKPQRRPAQVVREQMARERRRKRTLWTSVGAVLVLVVAGLIGWAVSASQDAGDFTPPGGANPEGTGIVLGTGPVNVDVYEDFICPICRQFEQQAGGTLDQLVAQGKVRVTYHPVAFLNRFSSTEYSTRSSAASGCAAQSGKFREYAKALFDRQPPEGSAGLSDDELVNVATSVGLAGDSFAACVRENTFEKWTEHVTEEAARAGVNGTPTVLVAGKQVQASAEAISAAVAAAG; this comes from the coding sequence ATGAGTGATCGGGGCAAGAAGCCGCAGCGCCGGCCCGCCCAGGTGGTACGGGAGCAGATGGCCCGGGAACGGCGCCGCAAGCGCACCCTGTGGACCTCGGTCGGCGCGGTCCTCGTACTGGTCGTCGCCGGCCTGATCGGCTGGGCCGTCTCCGCCAGCCAGGACGCGGGCGACTTCACCCCGCCCGGCGGCGCGAATCCGGAGGGCACCGGCATCGTCCTCGGCACCGGACCGGTCAACGTCGACGTCTACGAGGACTTCATCTGCCCGATCTGCCGGCAGTTCGAGCAGCAGGCCGGCGGTACGCTCGACCAACTCGTCGCCCAGGGCAAGGTACGGGTGACGTACCACCCGGTCGCGTTCCTGAACCGCTTCTCCAGCACCGAGTACTCGACCCGGTCGTCCGCCGCCTCCGGCTGCGCCGCGCAGAGCGGAAAATTCCGCGAGTACGCCAAGGCGCTGTTCGACCGGCAGCCGCCCGAGGGTAGCGCCGGACTGAGCGACGACGAGTTGGTCAACGTCGCCACCAGCGTGGGGCTGGCCGGGGACAGTTTTGCCGCGTGCGTCCGGGAGAATACCTTCGAGAAGTGGACCGAGCACGTGACCGAGGAGGCCGCCCGAGCGGGCGTGAACGGCACGCCCACCGTGCTGGTCGCCGGCAAGCAGGTACAGGCCAGCGCCGAGGCGATCAGCGCGGCCGTGGCAGCGGCCGGCTAG